In a single window of the Delftia tsuruhatensis genome:
- a CDS encoding LysR family transcriptional regulator produces MDLNSLTLLVEIIDSGNLSQAARKLKMTRANVSYHLTQLEKSVGVQLVRRTTRRVEPTEVGLRMYEHGRAIQNEMLSARETITSLGQGMAGRVGLSVPSGYGQIVMSDWLIEFKRLYPAIVLDVLFENRADHLRDEVDIAIRVIQEPPLSVIARSLGNVHYVACASREYAQQHGLPSTLYELRNSPLITAGVMGRQLRLSAYQGSERQEVLLAPTMISEHFPFLRQGILAGLGVGLVPDYVVQDKVASGEVLLTLQEYRLSIFGTHMYLLYLPDRHQTRAVRTCIDFLLAKAGQAGGADATPA; encoded by the coding sequence ATGGATCTGAATTCGCTGACGCTGCTGGTGGAAATCATCGACAGCGGCAATCTGAGCCAGGCGGCGCGCAAGCTGAAGATGACGCGGGCCAATGTGAGCTATCACCTGACGCAGCTGGAAAAGTCGGTGGGGGTGCAGCTGGTGCGGCGCACCACGCGGCGCGTGGAACCGACCGAGGTGGGCCTGCGGATGTACGAGCATGGCCGCGCGATCCAGAACGAGATGCTGTCGGCGCGCGAGACGATCACGTCGCTGGGACAGGGAATGGCGGGGCGCGTGGGGTTGAGCGTGCCCAGCGGCTATGGGCAGATCGTGATGAGCGACTGGCTGATCGAGTTCAAGCGGCTGTATCCGGCCATCGTGCTGGACGTGCTGTTCGAGAACCGCGCCGACCATCTGCGCGACGAGGTGGACATCGCCATCCGCGTGATCCAGGAGCCGCCGCTGTCGGTGATCGCGCGCAGCCTGGGCAATGTGCACTACGTGGCCTGTGCCTCACGCGAGTATGCGCAGCAGCACGGCTTGCCCAGCACGCTCTACGAGCTGCGCAACAGCCCGCTGATCACGGCCGGCGTGATGGGCCGCCAGCTGCGCCTGTCGGCCTACCAGGGCAGCGAGCGCCAGGAGGTGCTGCTGGCGCCGACCATGATCTCGGAGCACTTCCCCTTCCTGCGCCAGGGCATCCTGGCGGGCCTGGGCGTGGGCCTGGTGCCCGACTATGTGGTGCAGGACAAGGTGGCCAGCGGCGAAGTGCTGCTGACCCTGCAGGAGTACCGGCTCAGCATCTTCGGCACCCACATGTACCTGCTGTACCTGCCCGATCGCCACCAGACACGCGCCGTACGCACCTGCATCGACTTCCTGCTGGCCAAGGCAGGCCAGGCAGGCGGCGCCGACGCGACGCCCGCCTGA
- a CDS encoding 3-hydroxyacyl-CoA dehydrogenase NAD-binding domain-containing protein produces the protein MSEQAQASVVQTRRDGDVLVVSINNPPVNALGQAVRAGLLAAVEQAESDAAVKAVLIVGEGKAFIAGADIREFGKPAMPPSLPEVLNRMEASNKIVVAAIHGPALGGGLEVAMSAHYRLALPAAQLGLPEVNLGLLPGAGGTQRAPRLMGVAAAADLMLTGKHLSAKAALAAGLVDKLVDGTDATAAGLAYANELLAAQAAPRRTRDIEIADKPAALAALDTLAVDTAKKSRGLFSPLKIVECVRAAVELPFDEGIAKERALFVECLNSPQRAGLIHAFFAERETAKIPEAKAAAPRHFAKIAVIGGGTMGAGITVSALDAGLTVTMIERDADSIARGQANVEKVYNGLIAKGRMTEEAKAAILARYTPSTSYDAIRDVDLVIEAVFEDLEVKKAVFKELDRVCKPGAVLATNTSYLDIDAIAAATSRPQDVIGLHFFSPANIMKLLEIVVPAKVAPDVVTTAFELAKRMKKVPVRAGVCDGFIGNRILAVYKQAADYIMEDGASPYEIDEAVRGFGYPMGPFQVTDLAGGDIGWATRKRRAATRDPKARYVEVADRVCERGWFGQKTGRGFYLYPQGARVGQPDPEVLAIVDAERAKKGVTPRQFTPEEIMRRYMAAMVNEGAKVLEEGIALRPLDIDVTFLSGYGFPRFRGGPMKWADMQGLDKVLADIREFAKEDALFWKPAPLLEKLVAEGRDFESLNKAA, from the coding sequence ATGAGCGAACAAGCCCAGGCTTCCGTGGTCCAGACACGCCGTGACGGCGATGTGCTGGTGGTCAGCATCAACAACCCTCCCGTGAATGCCCTGGGCCAGGCCGTGCGCGCCGGCCTGCTGGCCGCCGTGGAGCAGGCCGAATCGGATGCTGCCGTCAAGGCCGTGCTGATCGTGGGCGAGGGCAAGGCCTTCATCGCCGGTGCCGACATCCGCGAATTCGGCAAGCCCGCCATGCCGCCGTCGCTGCCCGAGGTGCTCAACCGCATGGAAGCCTCCAACAAGATCGTGGTCGCCGCCATCCATGGCCCTGCCCTGGGCGGCGGCCTGGAAGTGGCCATGTCGGCCCATTACCGACTGGCCTTGCCGGCTGCCCAGCTCGGCCTGCCCGAAGTCAACCTGGGCCTGCTGCCCGGCGCCGGTGGCACGCAGCGCGCACCGCGCCTGATGGGCGTGGCGGCAGCCGCCGACCTCATGCTCACCGGCAAGCACCTGTCGGCCAAGGCCGCGCTGGCCGCCGGCCTGGTGGACAAGCTGGTGGACGGCACCGACGCCACGGCCGCAGGCCTGGCCTATGCCAACGAGCTGCTGGCCGCCCAGGCCGCGCCGCGCCGCACGCGCGACATTGAAATCGCCGACAAGCCCGCTGCCCTGGCTGCGCTGGACACGCTGGCGGTCGACACCGCCAAGAAGAGCCGTGGCCTGTTCTCGCCCCTGAAGATCGTGGAATGCGTGCGCGCCGCCGTGGAGCTGCCCTTCGACGAAGGCATCGCCAAGGAGCGTGCCCTGTTCGTGGAATGCCTGAACAGCCCGCAGCGCGCCGGCCTGATCCACGCCTTCTTCGCCGAGCGCGAAACCGCCAAGATCCCCGAGGCCAAGGCCGCTGCGCCGCGCCACTTCGCCAAGATCGCCGTCATCGGCGGCGGCACCATGGGTGCCGGCATCACGGTGTCCGCGCTGGACGCGGGCCTCACGGTGACCATGATCGAGCGCGATGCCGACTCCATCGCGCGCGGCCAGGCCAATGTGGAGAAGGTCTACAACGGCCTGATCGCCAAGGGCCGCATGACCGAGGAGGCCAAGGCCGCCATCCTGGCCCGCTACACACCCAGCACCTCCTATGACGCAATCCGAGATGTGGACCTGGTGATCGAGGCCGTGTTCGAGGACCTCGAAGTCAAGAAGGCCGTGTTCAAGGAGCTGGACCGCGTCTGCAAGCCGGGCGCCGTGCTGGCCACCAACACCTCCTACCTGGACATCGACGCCATTGCCGCCGCCACCTCGCGCCCGCAGGACGTGATCGGCCTGCACTTCTTCAGCCCCGCCAACATCATGAAGCTGCTGGAGATCGTGGTGCCCGCCAAGGTGGCGCCCGACGTGGTGACTACGGCCTTCGAGCTGGCCAAGCGCATGAAGAAGGTGCCTGTGCGCGCCGGCGTCTGCGACGGCTTCATCGGCAACCGCATCCTGGCCGTCTACAAGCAGGCTGCCGACTACATCATGGAAGACGGCGCCAGCCCCTACGAGATCGACGAGGCCGTGCGCGGCTTCGGCTACCCGATGGGCCCGTTCCAGGTCACCGACCTGGCCGGCGGCGACATCGGCTGGGCCACGCGCAAGCGGCGCGCGGCCACGCGCGATCCCAAGGCCCGCTACGTCGAAGTGGCCGACCGCGTCTGCGAGCGCGGCTGGTTCGGCCAGAAGACGGGCCGGGGCTTCTACCTCTACCCGCAGGGCGCGCGCGTCGGACAGCCCGACCCCGAAGTGCTGGCCATCGTCGATGCCGAGCGCGCCAAAAAGGGCGTGACGCCGCGCCAGTTCACCCCCGAGGAAATCATGCGCCGCTACATGGCCGCCATGGTCAACGAAGGCGCCAAGGTGCTGGAGGAGGGCATCGCCCTGCGTCCGCTGGACATCGACGTGACCTTCCTGTCCGGCTACGGCTTCCCGCGCTTTCGTGGCGGCCCCATGAAGTGGGCCGACATGCAGGGCCTGGACAAGGTGCTGGCCGACATCCGCGAATTCGCCAAGGAAGATGCGCTGTTCTGGAAGCCCGCGCCCCTGCTCGAAAAGCTGGTCGCCGAAGGCCGCGACTTCGAAAGCCTGAACAAGGCGGCATAA
- the htpX gene encoding protease HtpX yields MKRIALFLLTNVAVVVVLGIVASLLGVNRYLTSNGLNLGALLGFAFIMGFGGAIISLLISKPVAKWSSGVHVINEPRNADEAWIVNTVRGFADRAGIGMPEVGIYEGEPNAFATGAFKNSALVAVSTGLLEGMTREEVEAVIGHEVAHIANGDMVTMTLIQGVMNTFVVFLSRVIGYAVDSFLRKNDENSSGPGIGYYVTTIVLDIVLGFLAAIIVAWFSRQREFRADAGAAQLMGRKQPMVNALARLGGMHPGELPKSVAAMGITGNIGKLFSTHPPIEERIAALQNAQNL; encoded by the coding sequence ATGAAACGCATCGCACTTTTTCTTTTGACCAACGTCGCCGTCGTGGTGGTGCTGGGCATCGTCGCCAGCCTGCTGGGCGTCAACCGCTATCTCACGTCCAACGGCCTGAACCTCGGGGCCCTGCTGGGCTTCGCCTTCATCATGGGCTTTGGCGGCGCCATCATCTCGCTGCTGATCTCCAAGCCCGTGGCCAAGTGGAGCTCGGGCGTGCACGTGATCAACGAGCCGCGCAATGCCGATGAGGCCTGGATCGTCAACACCGTGCGCGGTTTCGCCGACCGCGCCGGCATCGGCATGCCCGAAGTCGGCATCTACGAGGGTGAACCGAATGCCTTCGCCACGGGCGCGTTCAAGAACTCGGCCCTGGTGGCCGTGTCCACGGGCCTGCTGGAAGGCATGACGCGCGAGGAGGTCGAGGCCGTGATCGGCCACGAGGTCGCCCACATCGCCAACGGCGACATGGTGACCATGACCCTGATCCAGGGCGTGATGAACACCTTCGTGGTCTTCCTGTCGCGCGTCATCGGCTACGCCGTGGACAGCTTCCTGCGCAAGAACGACGAAAACAGCTCGGGCCCCGGCATCGGCTATTACGTGACCACCATCGTGCTGGACATCGTGCTGGGCTTCCTGGCCGCCATCATCGTGGCCTGGTTCTCGCGCCAGCGCGAGTTCCGCGCCGACGCCGGCGCCGCCCAGCTCATGGGCCGCAAGCAGCCCATGGTCAACGCCCTGGCCCGCCTGGGCGGCATGCACCCGGGCGAACTGCCCAAGAGCGTCGCCGCCATGGGCATCACCGGCAACATCGGCAAGCTGTTCTCGACGCACCCCCCGATCGAGGAGCGCATCGCTGCACTGCAAAACGCGCAGAACCTCTGA
- a CDS encoding DUF3025 domain-containing protein, which yields MTFSAIDWRAPWLHGLRAPGEAACALLAQGLPVWRALQPLADTQELPWRFVPQQDLPEGMAYEQFIFETRCIPTRDNLHDFFNGLIWLRWPALKRRCNALQAGAIAEAGVGARRGPLRDAVTVLDENGALLLAPAALCEALRHRRWRQLFVEHRALWQQARLLPIGHALLEKLVHPRKPITAHVLCVHTDGARQPLPRDAAQADIDGWLAGSEWLQAGVLARKPFAPLPLLGIPGWWRENENFSFYDDSLVFRAPRSVQASQQGMTTAQRLA from the coding sequence TTGACCTTCTCTGCCATCGACTGGCGGGCACCTTGGCTGCATGGACTGCGCGCGCCGGGCGAGGCCGCCTGCGCGCTGCTGGCGCAGGGCCTGCCCGTCTGGCGGGCCTTGCAGCCGCTGGCCGACACGCAGGAGCTCCCCTGGCGATTCGTGCCGCAGCAGGACCTGCCCGAAGGCATGGCCTACGAGCAGTTCATCTTCGAGACGCGCTGCATTCCCACGCGCGACAACCTGCACGACTTCTTCAATGGCCTGATCTGGCTGCGCTGGCCCGCGCTCAAGCGCCGCTGCAACGCCTTGCAGGCCGGTGCCATCGCCGAGGCCGGGGTGGGCGCGCGGCGCGGGCCGCTGCGCGATGCCGTCACCGTGCTGGACGAGAACGGCGCCCTGCTGCTGGCACCGGCCGCCCTGTGCGAGGCCTTGCGCCACAGGCGCTGGCGACAACTGTTCGTCGAGCACCGCGCGCTGTGGCAGCAGGCCCGGCTGCTGCCCATCGGCCATGCGCTGCTGGAAAAGCTGGTGCATCCGCGCAAGCCCATCACCGCGCATGTGCTGTGCGTGCACACCGATGGTGCACGGCAGCCGCTGCCGCGGGACGCCGCACAAGCGGACATCGACGGGTGGCTGGCCGGCAGCGAATGGTTGCAGGCCGGGGTGCTGGCGCGCAAGCCGTTCGCGCCTTTGCCCCTGCTCGGAATACCGGGCTGGTGGCGCGAGAACGAGAACTTTTCCTTCTATGATGACTCTCTCGTGTTCCGAGCGCCCCGTTCCGTACAAGCATCACAACAAGGAATGACAACGGCGCAGCGCCTGGCTTGA
- a CDS encoding NYN domain-containing protein: protein MPEPQPRIALLIDADNAPAEMIDEILTELSTFGVIDIRRAYGNWTKHSLGGWQRKLLDFALRPMQQFDYSKHKNATDMAMTVDAMELLYTERPDAFGIVSSDADFTPLVMHLRSKGAAVYGFGMAQTPQPFVNACSRFLYLEALGDAAPANGVEAGQDSGQAVPPVAAPAAAAAQAQPVPRNGGDKERPPAGQETVAEAQPSAQRPCLRVPTQELRQDTRLLNLLRSAVNATQDESGWAHVGAVGAQIGNKASFDARNYGYATLTKLLAATQAFEMRDEGTSRVAVRDKRQARAQARPAAN from the coding sequence ATGCCTGAGCCGCAACCGCGCATCGCCTTGCTGATCGACGCCGACAACGCGCCGGCCGAGATGATCGACGAGATCCTGACCGAGCTGTCGACCTTCGGCGTCATCGACATCCGGCGCGCCTACGGGAACTGGACCAAGCATTCCCTGGGGGGCTGGCAGCGCAAGCTGCTGGACTTCGCGCTGCGGCCCATGCAGCAGTTCGACTACTCCAAGCACAAGAACGCCACCGACATGGCGATGACGGTGGATGCGATGGAACTGCTCTACACGGAGCGGCCCGACGCCTTCGGCATCGTCTCCTCGGACGCCGACTTCACGCCCCTGGTCATGCACCTGCGCTCCAAGGGCGCGGCGGTCTACGGCTTCGGCATGGCCCAGACGCCCCAGCCCTTCGTCAACGCCTGCTCGCGCTTCCTGTACCTGGAGGCGCTGGGCGATGCGGCTCCGGCCAATGGTGTCGAGGCGGGGCAGGACAGCGGGCAGGCGGTGCCGCCCGTGGCGGCGCCGGCCGCAGCAGCCGCACAGGCGCAACCCGTGCCCCGCAACGGAGGGGACAAGGAACGCCCACCCGCCGGACAGGAGACCGTGGCCGAGGCCCAGCCATCGGCCCAGCGCCCCTGCCTGCGCGTGCCCACCCAGGAATTGCGCCAGGACACCCGCCTGCTGAACCTGCTGCGCAGCGCCGTCAACGCCACGCAGGACGAAAGCGGCTGGGCCCACGTGGGCGCGGTGGGCGCGCAGATCGGCAACAAGGCCTCGTTCGACGCGCGCAACTATGGCTATGCCACGCTCACCAAGCTGCTGGCCGCCACGCAGGCCTTCGAGATGCGCGACGAAGGCACCTCGCGCGTGGCCGTGCGCGACAAGCGCCAGGCCAGGGCGCAAGCCCGGCCGGCGGCCAATTGA